The following are encoded in a window of Nomia melanderi isolate GNS246 chromosome 6, iyNomMela1, whole genome shotgun sequence genomic DNA:
- the ksh gene encoding transmembrane protein 167A-like protein ksh codes for MSALFNFQSLLTVILLLICTCTYVKALAPSFMDNRMKKVGLQGTFWKCARIGERKSPYVGVCCVLMAFSILFWS; via the exons ATG TCTGCCCTATTTAATTTCCAGAGCCTTTTAACAGTAATTCTGTTATTAATATGTACTTGCACATACGTCAAAGCGCTTGCACCTAGTTTCATGGACAACCGAATGAAGAAAGTTGG TCTACAGGGTACATTTTGGAAGTGTGCTAGAATCGGTGAAAGGAAAAGCCCATACGTGGGTGTTTGTTGCGTTTTAATGGCTTTCAGCATCCTGTTTTGGTCCTAA